Proteins encoded together in one Miscanthus floridulus cultivar M001 chromosome 16, ASM1932011v1, whole genome shotgun sequence window:
- the LOC136513399 gene encoding uncharacterized protein, translating to MCAGIYPETQNRAQAMSYLLKSRSEAKLKKQASSDEQQAKINEVRELLGDLPTEMPGFLTDSTIRRFLRTRDWSTVQATKALKETVKWRRQYRPDKIRWEDIAEREHLMKKAYIADYLDKNGRTVMVTMPSIKSLVPAKEQVKLLVYNLESCTMSSENAQENIVWVVDFSGWTVSSTPLAESRQSVHIIQNYYPGLVGAAILCNPPKIFESFWKILNYFIEPELKEKVKFVYTNNSESQRIMADMFDLDKLESAFGGRNTSGIDIVKYSERMQRRDQTRNLHIR from the exons ATGTGTGCAGGTATATATCCAGAAACCCAGAACAGAGCACAAGCAATGAGTTACCTCCTCAAGAGCAGGAGCGAGGCAAAGCTGAAGAAACAGGCGTCTTCAGATGAACAGCAGGCAAAG ATAAATGAGGTACGGGAACTCCTGGGTGACCTGCCAACAGAGATGCCAGGCTTCTTGACGGACTCCACCATCCGCCGCTTCCTCCGTACTAGAGACTGGAGCACGGTGCAAGCGACCAAGGCTCTCAAAGAAACTGTCAAGTGGAGGCGTCAGTACAGGCCGGACAAAATCCGTTGG GAAGACATTGCTGAAAGGGAGCATTTGATGAAGAAAGCGTATATAGCTGACTACCTCGACAAGAATGGGCGAACTGTGATGGTAACAATGCCGTCAATAAAG AGCTTAGTTCCAGCGAAGGAGCAGGTCAAACTACTAGTTTACAACTTGGAAAGTTGTACCATGAGCTCAGAAAATGCACAAGAAAATATTGTTTGGGTAGTTGATTTCAGTGGATGGACAGTATCAAGTACTCCATTGGCGGAGTCACGTCAATCAGTGCACATAATTCAGAACTATTATCCAGGTTTGGTAGGAGCTGCAATTCTTTGCAACCCTCCAAAGATATTCGAATCCTTTTGGAAG ATACTAAATTACTTCATCGAGCCAGAGCTGAAAGAGAAAGTGAAATTTGTCTACACTAACAATTCCGAAAGCCAGAGAATAATGGCTGACATGTTTGACCTGGACAAGCTGGAGTCTGCATTTGGTGGCCGCAACACCTCTGGTATCGACATTGTCAAGTATTCTGAGAGAATGCAAAGAAGAGATCAGACTAGGAATCTTCATATTCGATAA